One genomic region from Mesotoga sp. BH458_6_3_2_1 encodes:
- a CDS encoding AbrB/MazE/SpoVT family DNA-binding domain-containing protein, with amino-acid sequence MAKDTEKEKIEERKIIRVSDKRQVTIPLKYYELLGFGKEAECTLRENEIVIRPLQESLEEFSEEILAELISKGYSGEELLSKFREMRRKIRPAIDSMIKEADEIAEGNRKSLSLAEVFSEEGKK; translated from the coding sequence ATGGCCAAGGATACTGAGAAAGAGAAGATCGAGGAACGAAAGATTATCCGTGTGTCCGACAAAAGACAAGTAACTATCCCGCTTAAGTATTATGAGCTACTCGGATTTGGAAAAGAGGCTGAATGTACTCTTCGGGAAAATGAAATAGTAATTCGCCCGTTGCAGGAGTCGCTAGAAGAATTCTCTGAAGAAATCCTTGCAGAGCTCATTTCAAAAGGATACTCAGGAGAAGAACTTCTTTCAAAATTCAGAGAAATGCGAAGAAAGATAAGACCGGCAATTGACTCCATGATAAAGGAAGCAGATGAAATCGCAGAAGGAAACAGAAAAAGCCTTAGTCTAGCTGAGGTCTTTTCTGAAGAGGGTAAGAAGTAA
- a CDS encoding AbrB/MazE/SpoVT family DNA-binding domain-containing protein encodes MAKDTEKEKIEERKIIRVSDKRQVTIPLKYYELLGFGKEAECTLRENEIVIRPLQESLEEFSEEILAELISRGYSGEELLSKFREMRRKIRPAIDSMIKEADEIAEGNRKSLSLAEVFSEEGKK; translated from the coding sequence ATGGCCAAGGATACTGAGAAAGAGAAGATCGAGGAACGAAAGATTATCCGTGTGTCCGACAAAAGACAAGTAACTATCCCGCTTAAGTATTATGAGCTACTCGGATTTGGAAAAGAGGCTGAATGTACTCTTCGGGAAAATGAAATAGTAATTCGCCCGTTGCAGGAGTCGCTAGAAGAATTCTCTGAAGAAATCCTTGCAGAGCTCATTTCAAGAGGATACTCAGGAGAAGAACTTCTTTCAAAATTCAGAGAAATGCGAAGAAAGATAAGACCGGCAATTGACTCCATGATAAAGGAAGCAGATGAAATCGCAGAAGGAAACAGAAAAAGCCTTAGTCTAGCTGAGGTCTTTTCTGAAGAGGGTAAGAAGTAA
- a CDS encoding sugar phosphate nucleotidyltransferase: MKAMILAAGAGTRLKPLTNRLPKPMLPIIEKPVIEFILELLAKYDVKEIMINLSHLAGVLQNYVRSGYRYGVRVGYSFEGHFEKGQLVPEPIGSAGGLKKIQEESGFFDETFIVLCGDAIVDFDLAKAYEFHRASESIATIISKEVERDKVPNYGIIVCDSAGRVQSFQEKPSVEKAKSNLANTGIYIFEPEVFNYIPKNQFFDIGGELLPLLVQKKERVFSLDTKIDWYDIGRNSDYLEILGMALEGRIKNFKPSGREVTEGLWRGTGSVLEKSMKIITPVYVGAGSIVEKNVKLEGPVMIGANCRIHEGVELSNVFVGDYTRIKPGFKGKNLLITPEYYVSIDGSGGGILDSNLSRYVSDVRSFEGISPVR, encoded by the coding sequence ATGAAGGCTATGATTTTAGCAGCCGGAGCCGGAACAAGGCTGAAACCGCTGACGAACAGGCTGCCAAAACCGATGCTTCCGATTATAGAGAAGCCGGTTATTGAGTTTATCCTTGAGCTGCTTGCTAAGTATGACGTGAAGGAGATTATGATCAATCTCTCTCACCTCGCAGGCGTGCTTCAGAACTACGTAAGGAGCGGGTACAGATATGGTGTGAGAGTCGGCTACTCCTTCGAAGGACATTTTGAAAAAGGGCAGCTGGTACCTGAACCAATTGGTTCGGCAGGGGGATTGAAGAAGATTCAAGAAGAGTCCGGCTTCTTCGATGAAACGTTCATTGTACTTTGCGGCGATGCGATAGTGGATTTCGATCTGGCAAAGGCATATGAATTCCATAGGGCAAGCGAATCCATAGCGACAATCATTTCAAAGGAAGTCGAGAGAGATAAGGTACCCAACTATGGAATCATCGTCTGCGATTCGGCGGGAAGGGTCCAATCCTTTCAGGAAAAGCCGTCGGTAGAGAAGGCGAAATCAAATCTCGCAAACACAGGCATCTACATATTTGAACCTGAAGTCTTCAACTACATACCAAAGAATCAGTTCTTCGATATAGGGGGCGAGCTTCTTCCCCTGCTCGTTCAGAAGAAAGAAAGGGTCTTCTCGCTCGATACGAAGATAGACTGGTATGACATCGGAAGAAACTCAGATTATCTGGAGATACTCGGTATGGCTCTCGAGGGAAGGATAAAGAACTTCAAACCTTCAGGGAGAGAAGTGACCGAGGGCTTATGGAGAGGTACGGGCTCAGTCCTCGAAAAGAGTATGAAGATTATTACGCCAGTCTATGTTGGGGCGGGTTCGATAGTTGAGAAGAATGTGAAACTCGAAGGACCGGTCATGATTGGAGCAAACTGCAGAATTCACGAAGGCGTCGAGCTGAGCAATGTCTTTGTGGGCGACTATACTAGAATCAAGCCTGGCTTCAAGGGAAAGAATCTTCTTATCACTCCGGAGTATTACGTCAGCATAGATGGAAGCGGGGGAGGTATTCTTGATTCCAATCTCAGTCGTTATGTCTCTGATGTGAGGTCCTTTGAAGGCATTTCACCTGTTCGGTAG
- a CDS encoding type II toxin-antitoxin system RelE/ParE family toxin, producing the protein MFEARFSSAVVKYFKKLKEKPLKEQYFRVLLDIRVDPYAGERKSGDLSGLFCRHFFYEKTKYEVAYRIYDETQVVVIVLAGTRENFYSQLKNYVKRDRL; encoded by the coding sequence TTGTTTGAAGCGCGTTTTTCAAGTGCTGTTGTTAAGTACTTTAAGAAGCTTAAGGAAAAGCCGCTTAAAGAGCAATATTTCAGAGTTCTACTTGACATTAGGGTTGATCCATATGCCGGTGAACGAAAGTCTGGAGACCTTTCCGGATTGTTCTGCAGGCACTTCTTCTATGAGAAAACGAAATATGAAGTGGCTTATAGAATATATGACGAAACACAGGTAGTTGTAATCGTTTTGGCAGGAACAAGAGAGAACTTCTACAGTCAGCTGAAAAACTATGTGAAGCGGGATCGTCTGTGA
- a CDS encoding pyridoxamine 5'-phosphate oxidase family protein, with protein sequence MEFKKMRRRDKELPPEVAKKILRYGSFGVLSTADAKGIPYGVPVNYVYVDNVIYIHSATVGHKLQNIASNSDVSFCVVQRAEVIPEKFSTDYRSAIAFGRAIIVQDSQEKVDSLKKLVAKYSADFLSEGAEEIDASLDVTAVIRIDILHLTGKGSGED encoded by the coding sequence GTGGAGTTCAAAAAGATGAGAAGGAGAGACAAAGAGTTGCCACCCGAAGTCGCAAAGAAGATTCTGAGATACGGATCATTTGGCGTTCTCTCAACCGCTGATGCAAAGGGAATTCCTTACGGGGTTCCTGTCAACTATGTTTACGTTGATAACGTGATCTATATCCACTCGGCTACTGTTGGTCACAAACTCCAGAACATTGCTTCCAACAGCGATGTTTCTTTCTGCGTTGTCCAAAGAGCAGAGGTAATCCCCGAAAAGTTTTCGACCGACTACAGAAGTGCAATTGCTTTTGGAAGAGCGATTATCGTACAAGATTCGCAAGAGAAAGTCGATAGTTTGAAGAAGCTAGTTGCGAAGTATTCTGCCGATTTCTTGAGTGAAGGAGCAGAGGAGATAGATGCATCACTAGATGTCACTGCCGTTATTCGTATAGATATCCTTCACCTCACTGGAAAAGGTTCAGGAGAAGATTAA